In Mobula birostris isolate sMobBir1 chromosome 12, sMobBir1.hap1, whole genome shotgun sequence, one genomic interval encodes:
- the LOC140206304 gene encoding dynein light chain Tctex-type 5 — MTTKHMPLSQESLAKFNQTLTEDGLEPRPRATSTSTRRSSQTMDIHAGKHYPHLKNAEGRAHMSSRKSSVISNVNIPFSRKGSLLLGKRHSMSWMTSGQVSFSGLPLYQPIREVSYENTYKVQPDEGCKFNATKVQKILEAILPSYLADNKYNPVTSVQLVQSLTDHIRLKVKDINAPRYKLVCNVVLGQLNDQGMQIVSRCLWDTSTDNYVTATFKNSSLFAVATVYGLYFE, encoded by the coding sequence ATGACAACTAAGCACATGCCTTTATCTCAAGAAAGCTTAGCTAAATTCAATCAAACTCTGACTGAAGATGGTTTGGAACCACGGCCTCGTGCAACCTCTACTTCTACCCGTAGAAGTTCTCAGACAATGGATATTCACGCTGGCAAACATTATCCACATTTGAAGAATGCGGAAGGAAGAGCACATATGTCGTCCAGAAAGAGCTCCGTTATAAGCAATGTGAATATACCATTTTCTCGTAAAGGCTCTTTGCTGCTGGGCAAAAGGCACTCCATGAGCTGGATGACCTCTGGTCAAGTCAGTTTCTCTGGACTGCCTCTGTACCAACCTATCAGAGAAGTAAGCTATGAAAACACATACAAGGTTCAACCAGATGAAGGCTGCAAGTTTAATGCCACCAAAGTCCAAAAGATCTTGGAGGCCATTCTTCCAAGCTACCTGGCTGACAATAAATACAATCCTGTAACATCTGTGCAGCTGGTGCAGAGTTTAACAGACCACATCAGATTGAAGGTGAAGGATATCAATGCCCCTAGATATAAGCTGGTATGCAATGTGGTGCTGGGCCAACTCAATGACCAGGGAATGCAAATTGTCAGTCGTTGTCTGTGGGATACATCGACTGACAATTATGTGACAGCCACTTTCAAAAACTCCTCACTTTTTGCTGTTGCAACTGTATATGGCTTATACTTTGAATAA